A section of the Fusarium falciforme chromosome 8, complete sequence genome encodes:
- a CDS encoding Zn(2)-C6 fungal-type domain-containing protein, with the protein MPPDTNESEPSTSASAAPAGTEPLACVSCRARKLKCDRTKPACSRCVKVSNECTYPESRRKPTFKRRNVKELEARLAQVEDYLKEVNKNIDEKTDDGSPVQPAQPEIEVPNFTGVPRLGNDSEQPQMSFLGPDYFEQSNATENPPNTQLMGLGMTESLPPDEVMEELNTTFFQHQYQMIPIVHPGRYLQAFYGPPMRKPPMCLQYIIWALASVSHVKYNQYHEVFYRRARQYIEADEMKGHGEVFVSINHTQAWGLIAFYEAKVMLFSRSAMSSANCVRLCHMIGLDRLDGERLGMPPPLPPALTWAELEERRRVFWGAFSIDAHCCISTGWPSLINKDDIATRLPASEDAFLADREEEAPFLADAFQGAQYTGFAGTVITCEVFKSILRHVHNARPDDGCDDVMNGTYWTRHRELDNTLSSLFMFLPEKFRMPENIRDASATHLNLNLHASIICLHHAAIEKVEKHGLPDHIKQNSIARLRAAAEEVVNIIRINTHATLFFRSPLCALSLYCTTTVYVYLAKQNPTGGLTSIDLSNLDLIIQAMEAIARTHTITRAFLQQACLDIEHNGLNSSIRMPSLKRFRNAFGEGKSHVPMLVRSAVAKHTEQSSLFFVHKSSLDAEQEARTKNHRPGKDCFHGMLGAVTRNVAPPSQEDPATNKRKRMSSSPGPEMMNSHRGNLLSSFTASGVNLGPRFAATGTWPSLSPRVTSASLSLPDRTNSSSASSPANQYSGARTVSGSSHTSPDNGLGNTAEDNRIDLRSLQGRVATPIWQSTEETLFAQITETMITNALPSDGADPWGILNADLNWDAEGMPTGL; encoded by the exons ATGCCGCCGGACACCAACGAGTCCGAACCTtccacctccgcctccgccgcccCGGCCGGCACGGAGCCGTTGGCCTGCGTCTCGTGCAGGGCCCGGAAACTGAAATGTGATCGCACAAAGCCGGCATGCAGCCGTTGTGTCAAGGTTTCAAATGAGTGTACCTATCCAGAGTCGCGGCGGAAGCCAACCTTTAAGCGAAGAAACGTTAAAGAGCTTGAAGCACGCCTAG CTCAAGTTGAAGACTACCTCAAAGAGGTGAATAAGAACATCGACGAAAAGACTGACGATGGGAGCCCCGTTCAACCGGCTCAGCCGGAGATAGAGGTTCCCAACTTTACTGGCGTGCCTCGGCTGGGGAATGACTCTGAACAACCTCAAATGTCATTCCTTGGTCCAGATTACTTTGAACAGTCGAATGCAACAGAAAATCCTCCCAATACTCAGTTGATGGGGTTGGGTATGACAGAGTCTTTGCCCCCAGATGAAGTGATGGAGGAACT AAACACTACTTTCTTCCAACATCAGTACCAGATGATACCTATCGTTCATCCCGGGCGTTATCTCCAGGCTTTCTATGGACCCCCTATGAGAAAGCCCCCTATGTGCCTACAGTACATAATATGGGCGCTGGCTTCTGTTAGCCATGTCAAGTACAACCAGTATCATGAGGTCTTTTACCGTCGGGCCCGGCAGTATATCGAGGCAGACGAGATGAAG GGCCATGGAGAAGTCTTTGTCTCTATCAACCACACGCAGGCGTGGGGTCTCATTGCCTTTTATGAGGCAAAAGTCATGCTATTCAGCAGATCAGCCATGAGTAGTGCAAACTGCGTCCGCCTCTGCCACATGATAGGACTTGATCGCCTCGATGGAGAGCGTCTTGGAATGCCACCGCCCTTGCCACCCGCTCTCACGTGGGCAGAGCTCGAAGAACGGAGGAGAGTCTTTTGGGGTGCCTTTTCCATCGATGCCCATTGCTGCATTTCTACAGGCTGGCCCAGCTTGATCAACAAAGACGAC ATTGCTACTCGACTACCCGCCTCGGAAGATGCATTCCTCGCTGAccgggaagaagaagcccctTTTCTGGCCGACGCATTCCAAGGAGCACAGTACACAGGATTTGCAGGGACCGTCATCACTTGCGAGGTCTTTAAGAGCATTCTCCGGCATGTTCATAATGCTCGACCCGACGACGGATGTGACGATGTCATGAACGGGACATACTGGACTCGACATCGTGAGCTGGACAACACCTTATCCAGTCTCTTCATGTTTCTCCCTGAAAAGTTCCGCATGCCCGAGAACATACGGGACGCTTCTGCCACGCATCTGAACCTCAACCTACATGCCTCTATCATTTGCCTTCATCATGCGGCTATTGAAAAGGTCGAGAAGCATGGCCTACCTGACCACATCAAGCAGAACAGTATCGCTCGCCTCCGAGCGGCTGCCGAGGAAGTAGTAAACATTATCAGGATCAACACACATGCGACACTCTTCTTT AGAAGTCCATTGTGCGCTTTGTCGCTTTACTGCACAACGACGGTCTATGTTTACCTGGCCAAGCAGAACCCAACAGGGGGGCTGACTTCGATCGACCTTTCAAACCTCGACCTCATCATCCAAGCCATGGAAGCTATTGCGCGAACACATACTATCACTCGCGCCTTTCTCCAGCAGGCGTGTCTCGATATTGAGCACAATGGCCTCAACTCTTCGATACGAATGCCCTCGCTCAAGAGGTTCCGCAACGCCTTTGGGGAGGGCAAGTCTCATGTCCCTATGCTGGTTCGAAGTGCGGTGGCAAAACACACGGAACAAtcatctctcttcttcgTGCACAAGAGCAGCTTAGATGCAGAACAAGAGGCCCGCACGAAGAATCATCGACCAGGTAAGGACTGCTTCCATGGCATGCTTGGCGCCGTCACCCGTAATGTCGCACCCCCGAGCCAAGAGGACCCGGCGACAAACAAGAGGAAGCGGATGTCTTCAAGCCCAGGACCTGAAATGATGAACAGTCACCGTGGTAATTTGCTATCGTCCTTCACTGCCTCTGGAGTAAACCTGGGACCCAGGTTCGCGGCTACAGGGACTTGGCCATCTCTCTCACCTCGCGTAACGTCAGCGAGTCTTTCGCTTCCTGACCGCACTAACTCGTCTTCAGCATCCTCTCCAGCGAACCAATACTCCGGAGCTAGAACAGTATCTGGGAGCAGCCATACCTCACCAGATAACGGGCTCGGCAACACTGCAGAGGACAACCGAATTGACCTGAGGTCGTTGCAGGGGCGTGTCGCGACACCTATATGGCAATCGACCGAGGAAACACTTTTTGCACAAATCACGGAAACAATGATTACGAATGCTCTTCCCAGCGATGGCGCGGATCCCTGGGGGATACTGAATGCCGATCTGAACTGGGACGCAGAAGGGATGCCTACGGGGTTATGA
- a CDS encoding P4Hc domain-containing protein: protein MLSYVIGFIAFLVVFSNPISEFLYPGSTVRRDAAYSRPQLNESLLAIDAPNATVPVCEADSYVARILHREPLVVYLEGFLSEEERRHLLEISEPIFEPSTITNDGEATHRDSSVRDSSVAVIPRTNPVRCIENRVRSLQGWRSDLWIERLRTQRYGPGGHYGHHFDWSSNTRGWGRVSSLMAWVDGTGIRGGGTEFPALPVPASEEWCRFVECGGNNTGAVFKVVPGNAVYWENFAADGRGYDETWHAGLPVEEGTKVGLNIWSFGRI, encoded by the exons ATGCTGTCGTACGTCATCGGCTTCATAGCCTTCCTCGTGGTCTTTTCAAACCCCATCAGCGAGTTCCTGTACCCCGGCAGCACCGTCCGTCGCGATGCCGCTTACTCGAGACCACAGCTCAATGAGTCGCTGCTTGCGATAGATGCGCCTAATGCGACTGTCCCTGTGTGTGAGGCGGATTCGTATGTGGCTCGCATCTTGCACAGGGAGCCTCTTGTCGTGTACCTGGAGGGATTCTTgagtgaggaggagaggaggcaTCTGTTGGAGATTAG CGAACCCATCTTTGAACCTtcaaccatcaccaacgaCGGCGAAGCCACACACCGCGACTCGTCAGTTCGCGACTCATCCGTAGCCGTCATCCCTCGCACCAACCCAGTCCGCTGTATCGAGAACCGAGTCCGCTCTCTCCAGGGCTGGCGCTCCGACCTGTGGATCGAGCGTCTCCGGACGCAGCGGTACGGGCCCGGGGGTCACTACGGACACCACTTTGACTGGAGCTCCAACACCCGGGGCTGGGGCCGCGTGAGCAGCCTCATGGCGTGGGTCGACGGCACCGGGATCCGGGGCGGCGGCACCGAGTTCCCGGCGCTCCCGGTGCCCGCAAGTGAGGAGTGGTGCCGGTTCGTCGAGTGCGGGGGAAACAACACGGGCGCCGTGTTCAAGGTTGTACCAGGGAATGCCGTCTACTGGGAGAACTTTGCGGCTGACGGGCGAGGTTACGATGAGACGTGGCATGCTGGGTTGcctgtggaggaggggacCAAGGTTGGATTGAATATCTGGAGTTTTGGACGTATATAG
- a CDS encoding Peptidase A1 domain-containing protein, producing the protein MKAARLFYAILSLASATGAISLHKRQDGLEPRVLALDLQRSTIHDPVGNDRKRLARRSGSINVGIDNLQSLYFFNASLGTPAQDFRLHLDTGSSDLWVNANNSTLCSTPADVCSTSGLYNAAKSSTYKFVSSEFNITYADGSGAAGDYATETFRVGKTELKELQFGIGYETSSDQGVLGIGYSSNEAQVAEFGGKPYDNLPAKMAADGLIASNAYSLWLNDLDSASGTILFGGVDRKRFTGDLITVPIQKFGGRFSQFYITLTGLSVGSDTVDDNLALGVILDSGSTLTYLPTSLAEAVFEIVGADYEQGASTAYVPCDLANASGNLTFSFSSPAEITVPLSELVLDFTDVTGRRLRFDDGEPACMFGIAPSPGGTNVLGDTFLRSAYVVFDLGNNEVSLAQSNFDADGSDVVEIGSGDGAVPAATGADEPVSAASGVSASSANGAGSLSPLGKDGRVSLFVGALTLGFVWSLV; encoded by the exons ATGAAGGCAGCTCGGCTATTCTATGCTATTCTCTCGCTGGCTTCGGCCACGGGTGCTATTTCTTTACACAAGAGACAGGATGGACTAGAGCCTCGGGTATTGGCTTTGGACTTGCAGAGAAGCACGATACATGATCCTGTTGGCAACGATAGGAAACGACTTGCGAGACGGAGCGGTTCTATAAACGTGGGGATCGACAACCTT CAATCCCTCTACTTCTTCAACGCCTCTCTGGGCACTCCAGCTCAAGATTTTCGCCTACACCTCGACACGGGGAGCAGTGACCTCTGGGTCAACGCCAACAACTCGACCCTCTGTTCAACACCCGCCGACGTCTGCAGCACATCTGGGCTCTACAACGCCGCCAAGTCTTCTACTTACAAGTTCGTCTCGAGCGAATTCAACATCACCTATGCCGACGGCTCAGGCGCTGCGGGAGACTATGCTACCGAGACGTTTCGCGTGGGAAAGACCGAGCTAAAGGAGCTTCAGTTTGGTATTGGGTATGAGACCTCGTCGGATCAAGGAGTGTTGGGCATTGGATATTCTTCAAATGAGGCTCAGGTTGCAGAGTTTGGAGGGAAGCCTTACGACAACCTGCCGGCCAAGATGGCTGCTGACGGGCTGATCGCCTCCAATGCTTACAGCCTCTGGCTCAACGATCTCGACTCTGCGTCGGGAACTATTCTGTTTGGAGGCGTTGACCGCAAGCGGTTCACGGGAGACCTCATCACGGTGCCTATCCAAAAGTTTGGCGGCAGGTTCTCCCAGTTCTACATCACCCTCACCGGCCTGAGCGTGGGTTCAGACACGGTCGACGAcaacctcgccctcggcgtCATCCTAGACTCTGGATCGACACTCACGTACCTCCCCACCAGTCTCGCAGAGGCCGTTTTTGAGATTGTGGGCGCCGACTACGAGCAGGGAGCCAGCACCGCGTACGTGCCCTGCGACCTGGCCAACGCCTCGGGCAACTTGACCTTTAGCTTCAGCTCTCCCGCAGAGATCACGGTGCCGCTGAGTGAGCTCGTGCTTGACTTTACCGACGTCACGGGTCGGCGGTTGCGGTTTGACGATGGGGAGCCGGCGTGCATGTTTGGCATCGCTCCCTCACCGGGCGGGACGAATGTTCTGGGAGACACGTTCTTGAGGAGCGCATACGTGGTGTTTGACCTCGGGAACAATGAGGTTTCGCTGGCGCAGAGCAACTTTGACGCCGACGGGTCGGATGTTGTTGAGATTGGCTCAGGGGACGGGGCTGTGCCTGCGGCGACGGGTGCAGATGAGCCTGTGTCGGCAGCTTCTGGGGTCTCCGCGAGCAGCGCTAATGGAGCTGGATCGCTTTCGCCTCTGGGTAAGGATGGGCGTGTCTCTCTCTTTGTTGGGGCTTTGACTCTCGGGTTTGTCTGGTCTCTTGTCTAG
- a CDS encoding V-type proton ATPase proteolipid subunit → MDPVLLANMDRCPMYASFFGAMGCAFSIVFTTIGAAYGTAKSAGAIFQSGILRPDMLMQNTLCAIMAQILSIYGLVASVIMSNGIKEKMPIHTAFLQLGAGIAVGLCGMAAGFAIGIVGDAGVRASAQQPRLYVGMVLILIFAEVLGLYGVIVSILMLTRSKMDVTECRY, encoded by the exons ATGGATCCTGTTCTCCTCGCCAACATGGACCGCTG TCCTATGTACGCC TCCTTCTTTGGCGCCATGGGTTGTGCATTCTCCATCGTCTTCACCACCATTGGTGCTGCATATGGCACTGCAAAGTCGGCCGGTGCCATCTTCCAGTCTGGCATCTTACGCCCTGACATGCTGATGCAGAATAC CCTCTGCGCCATCATGGCCCAGATCCTCTCCATCTACGGCCTCGTCGCTAGCGTCATCATGTCCAACGGCATCAAGGAAAAGATGCCTATCCACACTGCCTTCCTTCAGCTCGGCGCAGGTATTGCTGTTGGCCTGTGTGGCATGGCTGCTGGCTTTGCCATTGGCATCGTTGGTGACGCTGGAG TCCGAGCCAGCGCGCAGCAGCCGCGTCTCTATGTCGGAATggttctcatcctcatctttgcaGAGGTCTTGGGCTTGTACGGCGTCATTGTCTCCATTCTCATGCTCACCCGCTCCAAGATGGATGTCACCGAGTGCAGATACTAA